A window of Candidatus Cloacimonadota bacterium contains these coding sequences:
- a CDS encoding dihydroorotase, with product MKILLKKCKLINGFKDIIIEGEKIIDIKPCGNSPLERGATSVAGCVETDFDQIIDIKGNLVIPGVIDPHTHIRDLQQSEKEDWLSASKAALAGGVTTVFDMPNTIPATTNLINLNLKREVAKKTLINYKFFIGATNFNQKDIEEILVSKSTDIAGIKVFLAGSSNNDTVSYNEVLKSIFQIAKKYDKIVTVHTEMQTCLNEWRDRLPYKTVFKHNAIRNRQCSIKGTKLVLELAEKVGNKICIAHCSTKEEIEIIRKYKKNNPVYCEVTPHHLLLNESILEKVGNFGKVNPPLRTEKDNIALWEAIHDGTIDFMGTDHAPHKREEKLLNYSQAPSGLPGLETGLHLLLNEVNKGNLSLEKLVELTSKNASKIFDIQKRGEIKVGNYADLTVIDMNKKWKIDAKEFKTKAKYSPFDGMEVKGKAITTFVNKKMYDFLLMHYEREQI from the coding sequence ATGAAGATATTACTGAAAAAATGTAAACTTATAAATGGATTCAAAGACATCATCATCGAAGGTGAGAAGATCATCGATATAAAACCTTGTGGAAATTCCCCTCTCGAGAGGGGTGCGACTTCAGTCGCGGGGTGTGTAGAAACAGACTTCGACCAAATAATCGATATCAAAGGCAACCTCGTAATTCCCGGAGTTATCGATCCGCATACACACATTCGAGATTTGCAGCAATCCGAAAAAGAAGACTGGTTATCAGCCAGCAAAGCAGCTTTGGCAGGCGGAGTTACAACCGTCTTCGATATGCCGAATACGATTCCTGCAACTACAAATTTAATAAACCTGAATCTAAAAAGAGAAGTTGCAAAAAAAACTCTGATAAATTACAAATTCTTTATTGGTGCTACAAATTTCAACCAGAAAGATATTGAAGAAATTCTCGTATCGAAATCTACAGATATTGCTGGAATTAAAGTGTTTCTAGCAGGTTCATCTAACAACGATACAGTAAGTTACAACGAAGTTCTAAAGAGTATTTTTCAAATCGCAAAAAAATATGACAAGATCGTAACTGTTCATACTGAAATGCAAACTTGCTTGAATGAATGGAGAGATAGACTACCTTACAAAACTGTCTTCAAGCACAATGCGATCCGCAACAGGCAATGCTCGATAAAAGGGACAAAACTCGTGCTGGAACTGGCAGAAAAAGTTGGAAATAAGATTTGTATTGCACATTGCTCAACAAAGGAAGAGATTGAAATTATCCGCAAATATAAAAAAAATAATCCCGTTTATTGCGAGGTAACTCCTCACCATCTTTTGTTGAATGAATCGATTTTAGAGAAAGTTGGAAATTTCGGAAAAGTGAATCCACCGTTACGAACTGAAAAGGACAATATCGCTCTTTGGGAAGCGATTCATGACGGAACTATAGATTTTATGGGAACAGATCACGCACCGCATAAACGGGAAGAAAAACTACTCAACTACTCACAAGCACCTTCCGGATTACCAGGATTGGAAACAGGTCTGCATTTGCTTTTGAATGAAGTGAATAAAGGTAATTTATCTCTTGAAAAGTTGGTAGAATTAACAAGTAAGAATGCTTCCAAAATATTTGATATACAAAAAAGAGGAGAGATAAAAGTTGGGAATTATGCGGATTTGACGGTTATCGATATGAATAAAAAATGGAAAATAGATGCCAAAGAATTTAAAACAAAAGCGAAGTATTCACCGTTTGATGGAATGGAAGTGAAAGGAAAAGCAATAACGACTTTTGTGAATAAGAAGATGTATGATTTTTTGCTGATGCATTATGAAAGAGAACAA
- a CDS encoding dihydroorotate dehydrogenase: MHKRLKTKFLGVEIKSPLVLPAGIMDMSFSGLKVCNENGAGIVTSKSLTLEPRSGHKGPVVAEFEGGFLNAMGLCNPGIADGLAEIKEFKEYSATPVIVSVFATNTDDFLKLSEYVNNSKADFLELNLSCPNVYDEFGIPLASSKNKVFEIVKAVKTKSKLPIIAKLSPNVLSITDIAVSAENAGADALCMINTVGPGMLIDTKMVKPVLFNKFGGLSGPCIKPVALKLIYQTYSTVKIPIIGMGGVTSGNDAIEMVMAGASAIGVGTAVYYRGIEVFDKINKEIIDFLDENDYTSLENVPKLEKL; this comes from the coding sequence TTTTACCTGCAGGTATAATGGATATGTCATTTTCAGGATTAAAAGTCTGTAATGAAAATGGTGCCGGAATTGTAACTTCCAAGTCATTAACCTTGGAACCAAGAAGCGGTCATAAAGGACCGGTTGTCGCTGAATTTGAAGGCGGATTTCTGAATGCGATGGGATTGTGTAATCCGGGAATTGCAGATGGACTTGCTGAAATAAAAGAATTCAAAGAATATTCCGCTACACCTGTTATTGTGAGCGTTTTTGCTACAAATACAGATGATTTTCTGAAACTATCTGAATATGTAAACAATTCAAAAGCAGATTTCCTGGAACTCAATTTATCATGCCCAAATGTTTATGATGAGTTTGGAATTCCCCTGGCTTCATCCAAAAATAAGGTTTTTGAAATTGTTAAAGCTGTGAAAACAAAATCCAAACTTCCGATTATTGCCAAACTTTCTCCCAATGTTCTCAGTATCACTGATATTGCTGTTTCAGCAGAAAATGCCGGAGCAGATGCACTCTGTATGATAAATACGGTTGGACCGGGAATGCTGATCGATACTAAAATGGTGAAACCGGTTCTGTTCAATAAATTTGGCGGACTTTCCGGACCTTGTATTAAGCCGGTTGCACTCAAACTCATTTATCAAACATATTCTACCGTAAAAATTCCGATCATCGGAATGGGAGGAGTTACATCAGGAAATGATGCGATCGAGATGGTGATGGCTGGAGCTTCTGCCATCGGTGTTGGAACTGCTGTTTATTATCGAGGAATTGAAGTCTTTGATAAGATCAATAAAGAGATTATCGATTTTCTGGATGAGAATGATTATACGAGTTTGGAGAATGTTCCAAAATTGGAAAAATTGTAA
- a CDS encoding dihydroorotate dehydrogenase electron transfer subunit produces MDKRITLKIDKIETETKDIKTFTFQHQLDAKPGQFIMITDFEGGEKPLSVSDCTADKFSITVKKVGEFTSRLFQKKEGDFISIRGAFGSSFFVSKGKVLLVGGGYGTIPLFFLTKKLLEAGADISVFNGARTIDDLVFCDKFQELGIKYQNISEDGKLTRKGTSIDLVKESLAEEKFDFIYSAGPEMMMKVLQGVIGEIDYEFLFERYMKCAIGICGSCTMDPLGIRLCVEGPVLPKKLVEQLTEFGNYHRKANGIRVSF; encoded by the coding sequence ATGGATAAAAGAATAACTCTAAAAATTGATAAAATTGAAACCGAAACGAAAGATATAAAAACTTTTACTTTTCAACATCAATTAGATGCAAAGCCTGGTCAGTTCATCATGATAACAGATTTTGAGGGTGGAGAAAAACCATTGTCGGTTTCAGATTGTACTGCTGATAAATTTTCTATCACTGTCAAAAAGGTCGGTGAATTTACTTCCCGTCTTTTTCAAAAAAAAGAAGGTGATTTTATATCGATAAGAGGAGCTTTCGGTTCCTCTTTTTTTGTATCCAAGGGCAAGGTTTTACTGGTTGGTGGAGGTTATGGTACGATTCCCTTGTTTTTTTTAACAAAAAAATTATTGGAAGCAGGTGCTGATATCTCTGTTTTCAATGGAGCCAGAACAATAGATGATCTGGTTTTTTGTGATAAATTTCAAGAATTAGGAATCAAATATCAGAATATTTCGGAGGATGGAAAATTAACAAGAAAAGGAACATCCATCGATCTGGTCAAAGAATCATTGGCAGAAGAAAAATTCGATTTCATTTATTCTGCCGGACCGGAAATGATGATGAAAGTGCTGCAAGGTGTAATTGGAGAGATCGACTACGAATTTCTGTTTGAAAGATATATGAAATGTGCGATCGGAATTTGTGGAAGCTGCACAATGGATCCGCTTGGAATCAGACTTTGTGTTGAAGGTCCTGTTCTTCCCAAAAAACTTGTAGAACAACTTACCGAATTCGGAAATTATCATCGGAAAGCAAACGGAATAAGAGTCTCTTTCTAA